AACCGAGAAGATCAACGGAAGCATTCGCCAGATCCTTGACGCCACCACGGTGGAATGGGGCGTGGAGGTCACTTTGGTGGAGCTCAAGGACATTCAGCTGCCGGACAGCATGAAGCGAGCCATGGCACGCGAGGCCGAGGCGGAGCGGGAGAAGCGGGCCAAAATCATTGCCGCAGAAGGCGAGGCCCGCGCCGCCGCCGCGCTCGGGGACGCCTCCGACACCATGATGGCGCACCCGCTGGCGTTGCAGCTGCGCAACCTGCAGACCCTGATCGAACTGGGGGTGGAGAAGAACACCACCATCGTTTTCCCCGCCCCGCTGATGACCGCGATCGGCGAACTCAGCGCCTTCTTGGCGCGTGAGACCGACGCGGCTGAAAGCGCCGGCCAGCCCGGTCAAAAGCGGGCAGCGGCATTGCCGTGACGGGTGCAGCCCGGTGACTTTTGGCCCTGTCCCGCAACCGGTTCCGTCACGTAGCACTGTAGCTATGCGCCACAGAACAACATCGCCACAGGATATCGACGTCCAGGTCACCCCGCGTGAGGAGCTTCCCTCGGCGGCCGAGTACGCGCGCAGCAAGATCGGTGAGGTCACGCGGTACGCGAGCCGCCCGGTGCTGCACGCCCGCGTGAGGCTGACCCGTCATCGCGATCCGGCGGTGCAGCGGCCCGTCGTCGCGCAGGCCAACCTCGATGTCGACGGCCGGCCGGTCCGCGCCCAGGTCCAGGCCGACACGGTGCGGGAAGCTGTCGATCTGCTCGCGGCTCGGTTGCGTCGCCGCCTGGACCGCGCCGCCGAACACTGGGAGGCGCGGCGCGGCGAAGTGCCGGCGGGCGACGAATGGCGGCACGAGTCCCAGCCGGCGCGCCGGCCGAACTACTTCCCCCGTCCGGCGGACCAGCGCCGTATCACCCGCCGCAAGTCGTTCAGCATGGCGCCCTGCACCCTCGACGATGCCGCCCGCGAGATGGAGCTGCTCGACTACGACTTTCACCTGTTCACCGAGAAGGGCACCGGCACTGCCGGTGTGCTCTATCGCGGGGGGCCGACGGGGTACCGCCTTGCGCTGGCGGCGCCGGCGCTGGCCGACCGGGTCAGCCGGCACGCGCTGCCCGTGACCGTCAGCCAACAACCGCTGCCGTGTCTCACCGAAGCGGGGGCCGCTAGCCGGCTGGGCATCCTCGGCCTGCCGTTCCTGTTCTTCATCCACGCCGACTACGGCTGCGCCAGCGTGTTGTACCACCGCTACGACGGGCATTACGGCCTGATCACCCCGGCCGGTTAGGGCACCGTCGCCGGGGCGCAGGGCACATCGGCGGGCGCACCGAGGACCT
This genomic interval from Mycobacterium sp. SMC-2 contains the following:
- a CDS encoding slipin family protein, whose product is MNQTAGILLVLGVVVALVLGLASIRVVQQYQRGVHFRLGRVIGVREPGLRIIIPIIDRLWRISMRIVTMPIQSQGIITRDNVSVDIAAVAYFRVIDARKAVVVIENVNAAIDQIAQTTLRNVVGQHSLDEVLAQTEKINGSIRQILDATTVEWGVEVTLVELKDIQLPDSMKRAMAREAEAEREKRAKIIAAEGEARAAAALGDASDTMMAHPLALQLRNLQTLIELGVEKNTTIVFPAPLMTAIGELSAFLARETDAAESAGQPGQKRAAALP
- a CDS encoding sigma 54 modulation/S30EA ribosomal C-terminal domain-containing protein produces the protein MRHRTTSPQDIDVQVTPREELPSAAEYARSKIGEVTRYASRPVLHARVRLTRHRDPAVQRPVVAQANLDVDGRPVRAQVQADTVREAVDLLAARLRRRLDRAAEHWEARRGEVPAGDEWRHESQPARRPNYFPRPADQRRITRRKSFSMAPCTLDDAAREMELLDYDFHLFTEKGTGTAGVLYRGGPTGYRLALAAPALADRVSRHALPVTVSQQPLPCLTEAGAASRLGILGLPFLFFIHADYGCASVLYHRYDGHYGLITPAG